A genomic segment from Homo sapiens chromosome Y, GRCh38.p14 Primary Assembly encodes:
- the AKAP17A gene encoding A-kinase anchor protein 17A isoform 1 (isoform 1 is encoded by transcript variant 1) yields MAAATIVHDTSEAVELCPAYGLYLKPITKMTISVALPQLKQPGKSISNWEVMERLKGMVQNHQFSTLRISKSTMDFIRFEGEVENKSLVKSFLACLDGKTIKLSGFSDILKVRAAEFKIDFPTRHDWDSFFRDAKDMNETLPGERPDTIHLEGLPCKWFALKESGSEKPSEDVLVKVFEKFGEIRNVDIPMLDPYREEMTGRNFHTFSFGGHLNFEAYVQYREYMGFIQAMSALRGMKLMYKGEDGKAVACNIKVSFDSTKHLSDASIKKRQLERQKLQELEQQREEQKRREKEAEERQRAEERKQKELEELERERKREEKLRKREQKQRDRELRRNQKKLEKLQAEEQKQLQEKIKLEERKLLLAQRNLQSIRLIAELLSRAKAVKLREQEQKEEKLRLQQQEERRRLQEAELRRVEEEKERALGLQRKERELRERLLSILLSKKPDDSHTHDELGVAHADLLQPVLDILQTVSSGCVSATTLHPLGGQPPAGAPKESPAHPEADGAPKSVNGSVAEEAPCKEVQSSCRVVPEDGSPEKRCPGGVLSCIPDNNQQPKGIPACEQNVSRKDTRSEQDKCNREPSKGRGRATGDGLADRHKRERSRARRASSREDGRPRKERRPHKKHAYKDDSPRRRSTSPDHTRSRRSHSKDRHRRERSRERRGSASRKHSRHRRRSERSRSRSPSRHRSTWNR; encoded by the exons ATGGCAGCGGCTACCATCGTGCACGACACGTCTGAGGCCGTGGAGCTCTGCCCTGCTTACGGCTTGTACCTGAAGCCCATCACCAAGATGACCATCAGCGTGGCACTCCCGCAGCTGAAGCAGCCGGGGAAGTCCATCTCCAACTGGGAGGTGATGGAGAGGCTGAAGGGCATGGTGCAGAACCACCAGTTCTCCACGCTGCGTATTTCCAAGAGCACCATGGACTTCATCCGCTTCGAGGGGGAGGTGGAGAACAAGAGCCTGGTCAAGTCTTTTCTGGCCTGCCTGGACGGCAAGACCATCAAGCTCAGCGGCTTCTCCGACATCCTGAAGGTGCGCGCGGCCGAGTTCAAGATCGACTTCCCCACCCGCCACGACTGGGACTCCTTCTTCCGCGACGCCAAGGACATGAACGAGACCCTGCCGGGGGAGCGGCCGGACACCATCCACCTGGAGGGGCTGCCCTGCAAGTGGTTCGCCCTGAAGGAGTCGGGCTCCGAGAAGCCCAGCGAGGACGTCCTGGTCAAGGTGTTTGAGAAGTTCGGGGAGATCCGGAATGTGGACATCCCCATGCTGGACCCCTACCGGGAGGAGATGACGGGCCGCAACTTCCACACCTTCAGTTTCGGGGGGCACTTGAACTTCGAGGCCTATGTGCAGTACCGCGAGTACATGGGCTTCATCCAGGCCATGAGCGCCCTGCGCGGGATGAAACTCATGTACAAGGGCGAGGACGGCAAGGCCGTGGCCTGCAACATCAAG gtTTCTTTTGATTCGACCAAACACCTGAGTGATGCCTCAATTAAGAAGCGGCAGCTGGAGAGGCAGAAGCTTCAGGAACTGGAGCAgcaaagagaagaacaaaagcGCAGAGAGAAGGAAGCGGAGGAGAGGCAGCGAGCGGAGGAAAG GAAACAAAAGGAGCTGGAAGAGCTGGAgcgagagaggaaaagagaagagaagcttCGCAAGAGGGAGCAGAAGCAGAGGGACCGTGAGCTGCGCCGGAATCAGAAGAAGCTGGAGAAGCTGCAGGCGGAGGAGCAGAAGCAGCTGCAGGAGAAGATCAAGCTGGAGGAGCGCAAGCTGCTGCTGGCCCAGAGGAACCTGCAGTCCATCCGGCTCATCGCCGAGCTGCTCAGCAGAGCCAAG GCTGTGAAGCTACGGGAACAGGAGCAGAAGGAGGAGAAGCTGAGGCTCCAGCAGCAGGAGGAGCGGCGGCGGCTGCAGGAGGCCGAGCTGCGGCGcgtggaggaggagaaggagcgcGCGCTGGGCCTGCAGCGGAAAGAGCGGGAGCTGCGCGAGCGGCTGCTGAGCATCCTGCTGAGCAAGAAGCCGGACGACAGCCACACACACGACGAGCTGGGCGTGGCACACGCCGACCTGCTGCAGCCCGTCCTGGACATCCTGCAGACCGTGTCGTCCGGCTGTGTGAGCGCCACCACGCTGCACCCCCTCGGGGGCCAGCCCCCGGCCGGTGCCCCCAAGGAGAGCCCGGCCCACCCAGAGGCCGACGGCGCTCCCAAAAGCGTGAACGGGAGCGTGGCCGAGGAGGCCCCATGCAAGGAGGTTCAGAGCTCCTGTCGTGTGGTCCCCGAGGATGGCTCTCCAGAGAAGAGGTGCCCGGGCGGCGTCCTCTCCTGCATTCCTGACAACAACCAACAGCCCAAGGGCATCCCTGCCTGCGAGCAGAATGTCTCCAGAAAGGACACCCGGTCAGAACAGGACAAGTGCAACCGGGAGCCCAGCAAGGGCCGGGGCCGGGCCACCGGAGACGGGCTTGCTGACCGGCACAAGCGGGAGAGGAGCCGGGCCAGGCGGGCCAGCAGCAGGGAGGACGGGAGGCCACGCAAGGAGCGGCGGCCCCACAAGAAGCACGCCTACAAGGATGACAGCCCCCGCCGGCGCAGCACGAGCCCGGACCACACCCGGTCCCGGAGGTCCCACAGCAAAGACAGGCACCGGAGGGAGCGGAGCCGGGAGCGGAGGGGCAGCGCCAGCAGGAAGCACAGCCGCCACCGCCGCCGAAGCGAGCGGTCGCGCTCCCGGTCCCCGAGCAGGCACCGCAGTACCTGGAACAGGTAA